One Paroedura picta isolate Pp20150507F chromosome 3, Ppicta_v3.0, whole genome shotgun sequence genomic window carries:
- the MTNAP1 gene encoding mitochondrial nucleoid-associated protein 1 produces the protein MKSIPAAVEICHYCKKPFKRLKSHLPHCKMAGDASLAVNSTEISSPVPVTGNSATPECLNTKKKGQIKSTETASKKAKQSKPKPIGKEGKVKKDYVEPMDKAPVAASPDEDIQQQTKHSTKKSQKRENGTPRAPEEDLAHTQAAEKELSKTKLFNESPRIQKSRNTFEEEKFASVFTQEPLIQTGKATSTSPSQPIKKTPAKQRQAKERSAKLTVSKRVDSSIQSVPQEVELVIENYQVRVLRKRQASSVQNIPLNQATIGNQKMGHQPVESLSASADIPSATEKQIITGIENRVLSLELEGNTWTGETGSAVKASDECFVNPYRMVVDVPVQLPAGAKCLMDKNQLSVISHEETLVINNPKSDLYPTITEILQRRGKDEIHNFDVTSLGKNIAVDSGVIITRDSSSGISLKPPSVHLLEITSPKRGLQSGSLGLEWFPELYPNYQNIFLGKQKQQDTRIPQTQDILPHEYWQAWSGYNNRYNSVKKGRLVGISMLLLGYCALSYAWSYKDTKQNR, from the coding sequence atgaaaagcattccaGCAGCAGTGGAAATCTGTCACTACTGTAAAAAGCCATTTAAGCGTCTCAAGTCCCACTTGCCCCATTGTAAGATGGCAGGAGATGCATCACTTGCTGTGAATTCTACTGAAATTTCTTCTCCAGTCCCAGTGACTGGTAATTCTGCTACACCTGAGTGTCTGAATACTAAGAAGAAAGGGCAGATCAAAAGTACAGAAACGGCCTccaaaaaagcaaagcaaagcaaacctAAGCCAatagggaaagaaggaaaagtaaAAAAAGATTATGTAGAACCAATGGATAAGGCACCTGTTGCAGCAAGTCCAGATGAAGATATACAACAGCAAACTAAACATTCCACCAAAAAGTCACAGAAAAGAGAAAATGGCACACCAAGAGCCCCAGAAGAGGACCTAGCACATACACAGGCAGCTGAGAAAGAACTTTCAAAAACAAAGCTTTTTAATGAATCCCCCAGAATACAGAAAAGCAGAAATACTTTTGAGGAAGAGAAATTTGCATCTGTTTTCACTCAAGAACCATTGATTCAGACTGGTAAAGCCACTTCTACATCTCCTAGCcaaccaattaaaaaaacacctgCAAAACAGAGACAAGCTAAAGAAAGATCTGCAAAACTGACTGTGTCTAAGAGGGTGGATTCCTCCATTCAGTCTGTCCCTCAGGAAGTAGAACTAGTGATTGAGAATTATCAGGTGAGAGTATTGAGGAAGAGACAGGCTTCTTCTGTTCAAAATATCCCATTAAATCAGGCTACCATTGGCAACCAGAAGATGGGACACCAGCCTGTGGAATCATTGTCAGCCAGTGCTGATATCCCGTCAGCCACTGAGAAGCAAATTATCACAGGAATAGAGAACAGAGTTTTAAGTCTTGAGCTTGAAGGGAACACTTGGACTGGAGAGACAGGGTCTGCAGTTAAAGCTTCTGATGAGTGTTTTGTGAACCCTTACAGAATGGTTGTTGATGTTCCTGTTCAGCTACCTGCAGGAGCAAAATGTCTGATGGACAAAAATCAATTATCAGTTATTTCTCATGAAGAGACTCTGGTTATTAATAATCCTAAATCAGATCTTTACCCCACAATTACAGAAATACTTCAAAGAAGAGGCAAAGATGAAATACATAACTTTGACGTAACTTCTCTAGGAAAAAATATTGCTGTAGATTCTGGGGTCATTATAACCAGAGACAGTAGCTCAGGGATATCTTTGAAACCACCTTCAGTTCATCTGTTAGAAATTACTTCTCCTAAGAGAGGCTTGCAGTCAGGTTCTTTGGGACTGGAGTGGTTTCCAGAACTGTATCCTAATTATCAAAACATATTTTTAGGGAAGCAGAAACAACAGGACACCAGAATCCCCCAAACCCAGGACATTCTTCCACATGAATATTGGCAAG